A genomic stretch from Scheffersomyces stipitis CBS 6054 chromosome 6, complete sequence includes:
- a CDS encoding conserved hypothetical protein (go_function DNA binding~go_process regulation of transcription, DNA-dependent), with protein EESFEELARQYKKFTNAPKFDLNSEELFCICRKPDNGELMVLCDGCDEWYHFKCMNLKKENSGLIAKFFCKFCQWKGTGFTLWKRKCRVQWCNEPARVDSNSKYCTDAHGKLFIKQLLVDREALIQDLKPEVVNDILTHVGDNYVKLKNLGSEFPELPEVTKLKDTGSNLSEFPDDTRTALTKVNGKLDSVNESIEQLQKRIDYLAKLKDKIKLANEKLAQTLFPDGKIPDSSKKSKKQTKSKKLDICLYDNSVVGSELASSFLSQLLDSQDLFVEFQESVGRRLKDELDDAEWYQNKICIQERRKCIRHNGWLNLVTDESARKMSELQTLLEGLELQKETILRDYSTRVYESK; from the coding sequence gaagagtcGTTTGAGGAACTAGCCAGACagtacaagaagttcacCAATGCTCCCAAGTTTGATCTCAACAGCGAAGAGCTCTTTTGCATATGTAGAAAGCCAGACAATGGGGAATTGATGGTCTTGTGTGATGGCTGTGACGAATGGTACCACTTCAAGTGTATGAACCTAAAGAAGGAGAACTCTGGTTTAATAgccaagttcttctgtAAATTTTGTCAATGGAAAGGTACTGGATTTACATTATGGAAGAGGAAATGCCGCGTTCAGTGGTGTAACGAACCTGCTAGAGTAGACTCCAACTCCAAATATTGTACAGATGCCCATGGCAAGTTGTTCATCAAGCAGCTTTTGGTAGATAGAGAAGCATTGATTCAGGATTTGAAGCCTGAAGTCGTCAACGACATCTTGACCCACGTAGGAGACAATTACgtgaagttgaagaatttgggCTCCgaatttccagaattgcCCGAGGTgaccaaattgaaagacACTGGTTCAAACTTGTCAGAATTCCCCGACGACACAAGAACCGCCTTGACAAAGGTCAACGGTAAATTAGACCTGGTGAATGAATCAAtagaacaattgcaaaaacgGATTGATTACTTGGCCAAATTGAAGGATAAAATCAAGCTTGCCAATGAGAAATTGGCGCAAACGTTATTTCCAGATGGAAAGATCCCTGATTCACTGAAAAAATCTAAAAAGCAGacgaagctgaagaagttagATATCTGTTTGTATGACAACTCTGTAGTAGGTTCTGAATTGGCAAGCTCGTTTCTTTCGCAACTTCTAGATTCACAAGACTTGTTTGTGGAGTTCCAAGAACTGGTTGGTCGCAGATTGAAGGACGAGCTTGACGATGCAGAATGGTACCAAAACAAAATATGTATacaagagagaagaaagtgcATTCGTCATAATGGGTGGTTGAATTTGGTGACAGACGAGCTGGCCCGAAAGATGTCTGAACTTCAGACTCTTTTGGAAGGTCTTGAGCTACAGAAGGAAACAATCTTGCGCGACTACAGTACAAGAGTATACGAGTCTAAATGA
- the CSL4 gene encoding exosome 3'->5 exonuclease subunit ski4 (Csl4) (Represses the replication of double-stranded RNA viruses, protecting the host from the otherwise lethal effects of the virus) produces MTDIKGKLVVPGQYITSAYKLDGSSQKQIERYIPGKGAIISQIEHEDKQIPVVVATILGRVIIREIERDLENDKAKTSSNYNNIKSHVVVVVPKSNSYIDYNIEVGSNILEDSNISINLPKENDVVLVKITKITQKQVYCEILSVEGHGNVLSDGGIGANGELAHDSLPAGGGSQNLSNHQTIASSQATALGAQSNDIGENFKGIIRSQDIRSTDRDKVKVIDSYKPGDIVRALIISLGDGSNYYLSTARNDLGVIFAKSENGSGNLMYPIDWQNMMDVQSGLIEKRKCANPFA; encoded by the coding sequence ATGACAGACATAAAGGGCAAACTTGTAGTTCCAGGCCAGTACATCACTTCGGCATACAAATTGGATGGTTCATCTCAAAAGCAGATTGAACGATATATTCCAGGCAAAGGTGCTATCATTTCCCAGATCGAACATGAAGACAAACAGATTCCCGTAGTGGTAGCGACGATTTTGGGACGAGTTATCATACgtgaaattgaaagagaCCTCGAGAATGACAAGGCAAAAACCAGCAGTAATTACAACAATATAAAGTCCCATGTTGTGGTGGTAGTACCCAAGTCAAACTCATACATTGATTACAATATCGAAGTAGGTAGCAATATTCTAGAAGATTCGAATatttcaatcaacttgCCAAAAGAGAATGATGTAGTATTAGTGAAAATCACTAAGATCACTCAGAAACAGGTTTACTGCGAGATTCTCTCTGTTGAGGGCCATGGAAACGTTTTGTCTGATGGAGGAATTGGAGCCAATGGAGAATTAGCTCACGATTCTTTGCCCGCCGGTGGAGGCTCACAAAACTTATCAAACCACCAAACGATTGCTTCAAGCCAAGCTACAGCCTTAGGAGCACAAAGCAATGACATAGGTGAGAACTTCAAAGGTATAATAAGATCGCAAGATATCAGATCTACAGACAGAGACAAGGTTAAAGTCATTGACAGCTACAAGCCAGGTGATATTGTCCGTGCTTTGATTATCAGTTTGGGTGATGGTTCTAATTACTACTTGAGCACAGCAAGAAACGACTTGGGAGTAATATTTGCCAAAAGTGAGAATGGTAGTGGAAATTTGATGTATCCTATCGATTGGCAGAACATGATGGATGTTCAGTCTGGCTTGatagagaagagaaagtgCGCCAATCCATTTGCATAG
- a CDS encoding conserved hypothetical protein (go_function molecular function unknown) encodes MASWEQVRFTLTPRSKGTYLITDEVLGKLPQIKSYEVGILHLFLQHTSAAISLNENCDPDVRVDMNHALDRVAPEGNYYIHADEGPDDMPGHVKSTVVGVSLSIPISNGRLATGTWQGIYLLEFRAYRHARRIVATINGQKKTSTPS; translated from the coding sequence ATGGCCTCGTGGGAACAAGTAAGGTTCACGTTAACGCCCAGAAGCAAGGGCACCTATCTCATCACCGACGAAGTTCTCGGCAAGCTTCCGCAAATCAAATCCTACGAAGTAGGCATCTTGCATCTTTTCCTCCAACACACATCTGCAGCCATATCACTAAATGAAAACTGTGATCCTGACGTTAGAGTCGACATGAACCATGCCTTGGACAGAGTGGCTCCGGAAGGTAACTACTATATCCACGCTGACGAAGGCCCAGACGACATGCCTGGCCATGTGAAAAGTACAGTTGTAGGAGTCAGCTTGAGTATTCCTATCTCCAATGGCAGGTTGGCCACAGGAACATGGCAAGGCATCTATTTGCTTGAGTTCAGAGCATACAGACACGCCAGAAGAATAGTTGCTACGATCAATGGCCAGAAAAAGACCTCGACTCCATCATGA
- the BNI4 gene encoding bud neck involved protein (bud neck involved extremely serine rich protein): protein MSNDLEEFLLNDNFYSGPANPTKHINNFRNSIHIKNSISSKSLNKSLLSPSEKTGFMKSSPSMKALESILNDKSDSGYPSVKGAPPIIEEEPEESPALLSTERMPTNHFQASHASHGSNSGSSAVTANTVSSTVGTVSTVATSESLVHEKDHGVSLGSQYTLHNPSVHSIQSFETARSTQSQIVEPQSEAQSTTTSHKRYPSTIDESSGYTTDDTPVLAQPATFHNIKTIYYNSPQLKIVEHKVEDDTLVEEESKAAAPSNATSTTIPPKRNKDIQTINIEDNSETSSTKKAKRESFLMASGFSKDDSERVDYRKTTHKNNISYPDNMSENFRTRDKNRHKNSRENFASNETTAKTTSETVTQGSIAPIVNESVKPLDSIKAQIPAAAPTDTHAVTANAPRFIQPVVNFAHKSLGAKKPQNFSTDDPASTTPSGEGVISSTNSTISTAPVTATSTSGTRSLLPPAPLSKPALHQLQPPPDFASKNRRIGPSKEFHESQSGQTQDESLQNNLNQTQSSLPQTRSLLDSPNPQETLASSPRRSPHIRSNSAFSLSLSKPFTSNKNPSSPALSSHRRSNTVGDIPSVAMSSTATLAAEPATSKKFSFKALFKSKSKNHSLNDPNINLNIATYSASNPKKLSSKSYSSPNISTIGEKTKPKPSVPTPSSSSGSLLNVFKKNKSVDNLTKLKAKQNKHEASQASKKPKISAKSNKKSVEVEKPIGSGLSPDPEQTLKHGISNVNFIREVSDEDIDIPLIQEVQVQHPVAPAATIRIPEFVPEYSAAPVEDPISDEETAYDEHNLLLHPPTKLQNTRFGEEMKLVGEDYGSPFVVTYNSTQNSPEKRLEVPASGIHLHDSVRDEVSKSQQLLGEALFPKSLSAQEVESIVSLERSRSMRSIKSSKRNSFINYDGNNENVIHYNGPASSPAPSGIGRSNSILKNSNSRRNLANDINNSIDAAFVATVSATPPLAPQSTFAPDEVDLRDDTNITDLMEFTDFIDVENISFSTSPRQMDPESPAKSSTSPRRRVQVDSPVPQTLEVPCVQSTSPSPAPVINIQSPVITPPSSQEMDVTSEKFRASLSPSPEITEKKTLSEQFQHTSSIPRSPISLGEESEVEEHSSEEEEDDANDAFSYTNERGLLESSPILEAAYKVSNNSPIIDENGRSVFNNRPISMSFRGMKPPAFAGKIAQHDIRSSESHQSFTLSFAEDSSSNGVGGGFGSSSEEEDIEDEEEVEEVEEVEEEEKENVIPPPSNYNVAVSPPKINSKKFGNVSTTDNYNYNYANVLPPPPKNFILNKIPSISDSSANSSPKSFSSIISRKWRKNSPTSNAQSQFNSPRIPTKSDGVRFSSRIILYDTYNGEEYDRHPDTATCNQLTPLLAQQIKDELNTFKSQMEIHVDSRCHTHFF from the coding sequence ATGTCCAACGACCTCGAGGAGTTTCTCCTCAACGACAACTTCTATTCGGGTCCGGCCAACCCCACCAAAcacatcaacaacttccgCAACTCCATCCATATCAAGAATCTGATTTCGTCAAAGTCGCTCAACAAGTCTTTGCTATCACCAAGCGAGAAGACGGGTTTCATGAAAAGCTCTCCTTCCATGAAAGCCTTGGAAAGCATTCTCAATGACAAAAGCGATTCAGGCTATCCTTCTGTTAAAGGAGCTCCTCCCATCATCgaagaagagccagaagagCTGCCAGCTTTGCTATCCACTGAAAGAATGCCCACAAACCATTTCCAGGCTTCTCACGCAAGCCATGGAAGCAACTCAGGCTCTTCTGCGGTCACCGCCAACACTGTCTCCAGCACCGTTGGCACAGTCAGCACTGTCGCCACTTCTGAAAGCCTTGTCCACGAAAAAGACCATGGCGTCTCTCTTGGCTCTCAGTACACTTTGCACAATCCTTCAGTACATTCCATCCAGCTGTTTGAAACAGCCAGATCCACCCAGAGCCAGATCGTGGAGCCCCAGTCAGAGGCCCAgtctacaacaacttcgCACAAACGGTATCCTTCAACTATAGACGAGTCTTCGGGCTACACTACAGACGACACACCCGTGTTGGCACAGCCAGCTACGTTCCACAACATCAAGACCATCTACTACAACTCGCCGCAGTTGAAGATAGTAGAACATAAAGTGGAGGACGACACCTTGGTAGAAGAGGAGTCAAAAGCTGCTGCTCCCTCTAATGCTACATCTACCACTATTCCTCCAAAAAGAAACAAGGATATACAGACTATAAATattgaagacaattctGAGACGAGCAGCACGAAGAAGGCAAAAAGAGAGAGTTTTCTTATGGCTAGTGGATTCAGCAAGGATGATAGCGAAAGAGTTGATTACAGAAAAACGACTCAcaaaaataatatttcCTACCCAGATAATATGAGTGAAAATTTCAGGACTCGCGATAAAAATAGACATAAAAATAGCCGGGAAAATTTCGCATCTAATGAGACCACAGCTAAGACCACCAGCGAAACGGTCACGCAGGGTTCAATTGCTCCCATTGTAAACGAAAGTGTCAAACCCTTGGATTCCATAAAAGCACAAATCCCCGCTGCTGCCCCCACAGACACACACGCTGTAACAGCCAATGCCCCGCGCTTTATCCAGCCTGTAGTAAATTTTGCTCATAAATCCTTGGGTGCGAAAAAGCCACAAAATTTCTCCACCGACGATCCCGCTTCCACGACACCGTCTGGCGAAGGAGTTATTTCTTCTACCAACAGTACTATTTCAACTGCTCCTGTCACTGCTACTTCCACTAGTGGTACTCGTTCGCTACTTCCACCGGCTCCTCTTCTGAAGCCTGCCCTCCACCAACTCCAACCACCACCAGACTTCGCACTGAAAAATCGCCGGATCGGGCCAAGCAAAGAATTTCACGAGAGTCAGCTGGGTCAAACACAAGACGAAAGTCTCCAAAATAACCTAAACCAAACCCAATCTTCTCTTCCTCAAACTCGTTCGCTCCTCGATTCCCCCAATCCTCAAGAGACACTCGCTTCTTCACCCCGTCGATCCCCACACATCAGATCCAACTCTGCCTTCTCGCTTTCGCTCAGCAAGCCGTTCACGTCTAACAAAAACCCCTCTAGTCCAGCTCTATCCTCACACCGTAGAAGCAATACCGTTGGCGATATTCCGTCTGTGGCAATGCTGTCTACCGCCACTCTTGCGGCCGAACCGGcaacttcaaagaagttCAGCTTCAAGGCTCTATTTAAGCTGAAGTCAAAGAACCACCTGCTTAATGATCCTAACATAAATCTCAACATTGCAACATACTCAGCATCTAATCCGAAAAAGTTGAGTTCAAAGTCGTACTCTTCCCCAAACATCTCTACAATTGGAGAAAAGACCAAGCCTAAACCCTCTGTTCCAACTCCATCGAGCTCTTCCGGCTCACTCTTGAACgtattcaagaaaaacaagTCGGTAGACAACttgacaaagttgaaaGCTAAGCAGAATAAACACGAGGCATCTCAGGCTTCAAAGAAGCCCAAGATCAGCGCCAAGTCTAATAAGAAGAGCGTCGAGGTGGAAAAGCCCATAGGTTCTGGCTTGAGCCCGGATCCCGAACAGACTCTTAAACACGGTATATCGAACGTCAACTTCATAAGGGAAGTCAGCGACGAGGATATCGATATCCCTCTCATAcaagaagtccaagttcaacatcCAGTAGCACCAGCTGCTACAATTAGAATACCAGAGTTTGTTCCAGAGTATTCTGCTGCTCCTGTAGAAGATCCAATCAGCGACGAGGAAACAGCTTATGATGAGCATAATTTGTTGCTCCACCCTCCAACAAAGCTTCAAAACACGCGATTTGGCGAGGAAATGAAGCTTGTGGGTGAAGACTATGGCTCTCCCTTCGTTGTTACATATAATAGCACTCAAAACTCTCCAGAAAAGAGACTTGAGGTACCTGCTTCTGGCATTCATTTGCACGATTCAGTCAGGGACGAAGTATCGAAGTCGCAGCAGTTATTGGGAGAAGCTTTGTTTCCCAAGTCTCTAAGTgctcaagaagttgaaagtaTTGTTTCATTGGAAAGGTCTAGGTCTATGAGGTCTATCAAATCCAGCAAGAGAAACTCGTTTATCAACTATGATGGCAATAATGAAAATGTCATCCACTACAACGGCCCCGCATCATCTCCTGCCCCTTCGGGAATTGGCCGTTCCAATAgcatcttgaagaactcaaaTTCCAGAAGGAACTTGGCTAatgatatcaacaattccattgATGCTGCCTTCGTCGCGACTGTGAGTGCCACTCCACCGCTAGCTCCGCAGTCGACATTTGCTCCCGACGAAGTCGATTTGAGAGACGATACTAACATCACTGATTTGATGGAATTCACAGATTTCATCGATGTAGAGAACATCAGTTTCTCGACTTCTCCACGTCAAATGGATCCCGAGTCTCCAGcaaagtcttcaacttctccaagaagaagagtccAAGTAGACTCTCCAGTTCCACAGACTCTTGAAGTGCCATGCGTTCAATCGACTTCCCCATCTCCTGCTCCGGTAATCAACATTCAATCACCAGTAATAACGCCTCCATCGAGTCAGGAAATGGATGTCACTTCGGAAAAGTTCAGGGCTTCTCTCTCTCCTTCACCAGAAATCACGGAAAAGAAAACTCTACTGgaacaattccaacataCGTCGTCTATTCCTAGATCTCCGATCTCCTTAGGTGAGGAGTCtgaagtagaagaacaTTCTAgtgaagaggaagaagacgatgcCAATGATGCCTTTTCATACACTAACGAACGTGGCTTGCTTGAGTCTTCTCCTATCTTGGAAGCAGCATACAAGGTATCCAACAATTCTCCTATCATAGATGAGAATGGAAGAAGtgtcttcaacaacagaCCAATCTCGATGTCCTTCAGAGGTATGAAACCACCTGCTTTCGCAGGTAAGATTGCGCAGCATGATATCAGAAGTAGTGAATCCCATCAATCATTCACCCTTTCATTTGCGGAAGATTCCTCGAGTAATGGCGTAGGAGGTGGATTTGGTTCCtcatctgaagaagaagatatcgaggatgaagaagaagtagaagaagtagaagaagtcgaagaagaggaaaaggaaaatgTAATTCCACCTCCAAGCAACTACAATGTTGCTGTATCTCCTCCAAAAATCAACAGCAAGAAGTTTGGGAATGTTTCCACGACTGATAATTACAACTACAATTATGCTAATGTTTTACCTCCTCCACCCAAGAACttcattctcaacaagattCCTTCTATTTCAGACTCTTCTGCCAACTCTTCTCCAAAGTCTTTCAGTTCCAtaatttcaagaaaatggagaaagaaCTCACCAACTTCTAATGCACAGTCGCAATTCAATAGCCCAAGAATTCCTACGAAACTGGATGGTGTTCGTTTCAGCTCCAGAATCATCTTGTACGATACCTACAACGGAGAAGAATACGACAGACACCCCGACACTGCCACTTGTAACCAGTTGACTCCGTTATTGGCCCAGCAGATCAAGGACGAATTGAACACATTCAAGAGTCAGATGGAAATCCATGTGGACTCCAGATGTCATACTCATTTCTTTTAA
- the MGS1 gene encoding DNA-dependent ATPase MGS1 (Maintenance of genome stability protein 1) DNA-directed DNA polymerase ATPase (related to the helicase subunit of the Holliday junction resolvase~go_component nucleus~go_function ATP binding; nucleic acid binding; zinc ion binding~go_component nucleus~go_function ATP binding; nucleic acid binding; zinc ion binding), with product MDSTCPICGKQLSSHLLERHVNTCLDNQESKEVEEVEQPKDVQDLDEVVIVEDEIGEIRKRRHGSDAFAALGLKMDSSQKRQKLERSQKSKPTLTRILIEEKRLKSESRKTSDELKEQLEKLSSSKSYDESLISTPSDQPKVVPEPQEEPKEAKPPPLQSDILTRAQELNKLKREASIPLAHRLRPKSLDDFFGQEKLLGQDGILRNIINADNIPSFILWGVPGVGKTSLARIIAHTTNCKFVELSGAESNAKRLKEVFLQAENEKHLTGRKTILFLDEIHRFNKAVQDLLLPVIEKGVLTVIGATTENPSFTLNNALLSRMHTFVMEQLTTAALIKILARALYQVNKLRKHLYNLHYISLKRDSFKYIAELSMGDSRVALNLLEFVNAYLSTDKFSTKNGEEQPKKMGVINVSAESLKSILKSRDFHNMYDKQGESHYDTISAFHKSVRGSDADAAMFYLVKMLSGGEDPLFIIRRMIVMASEDIGLRDSSCLPFAIAAKEALEFVGMPEGEIILAHCAMKMARAPKSTKSYRALRTAQSLLREKPEITKLPIPMHLRNAPTKLMKELGYGDSYKYNPGYKNGLVKQTYFPEGMEDVHFLEETHLGVVEDSDTSPEEQARAQAQVVDYENFKKDRIKQLKLEYLNRVKATRQETFNKMMARYKKNEITTVPEVPQYIDTNSNGKKEQGKEKISEQDSSSDTDYKDNFEKSYDEFLDPESQPEYFEGDDTGYHYDPEYPLIRDDYEI from the coding sequence ATGGATTCAACTTGTCCGATCTGTGGAAAACAGCTCTCCCTGCACTTGCTAGAAAGACATGTCAATACTTGCCTAGATAACCAGGAATcaaaagaagtagaagaagtggaGCAACCTAAAGATGTCCAAGATTTAGACGAAGTCGTAATAGTGGAAGATGAAATAGGCGAAATCAGGAAAAGGCGACATGGTAGTGACGCGTTTGCTGCTCTAGGCTTGAAAATGGACTCATCGCAAAAGAGACAAAAGCTAGAGCGACTGCAAAAGAGCAAACCAACCTTAACTCGTATTCTTATAGAAGAGAAACGATTAAAGTCTGAATCACGTAAGACGTCGGATGAGCTTAAAgaacaattggaaaaattgTCTTCAAGCAAATCTTATGATGAATCATTAATCTCAACACCATCAGATCAGCCAAAAGTTGTACCAGAACCTCAGGAAGAACcaaaagaagcaaaacCACCACCACTTCAATCAGATATACTTACCAGGGCacaagaattgaacaaactCAAACGTGAAGCAAGTATTCCGTTGGCTCATAGACTAAGACCCAAATCACTAGACGATTTCTTTGGCCAGGAGAAACTTTTAGGACAAGATGGGATATTACGTAATATTATTAATGCCGATAACATACCATCGTTTATACTCTGGGGAGTACCAGGAGTAGGAAAAACGTCATTGGCCAGAATAATTGCACACACAACAAATTGTaaatttgtagaattgtcTGGTGCAGAAAGTAATGCCAAAAGACTAAAAGAAGTGTTTCTCCAGgcagaaaatgaaaagcATTTGACTGGCAGAAAGACCATTTTATTCTTGGACGAGATCCATAGATTCAATAAAGCTGTACAAGATTTGCTCCTTCCTGTGATTGAGAAGGGTGTTCTCACAGTTATTGGTGCCACTACAGAGAATCCTTCTTTCACATTAAACAATGCCTTGCTTTCACGAATGCATACGTTTGTAATGGAACAATTGACCACAGCAGCGCTAATTAAGATTCTTGCTAGGGCACTTTATCAAGTCAATAAACTTAGAAAGCATCTCTATAATCTCCATTACATCTCACTTAAAAGAGATTCTTTTAAGTACATTGCAGAACTTTCGATGGGAGATTCTAGAGTGGCACTCAATCTCTTGGAGTTCGTCAACGCGTATTTGTCTACCGATAAGTTTTCGACTAAAAATGGTGAAGAGCAGCCCAAGAAAATGGGAGTTATCAACGTCTCCGCTGAAAGCCTCAAGAGTATACTTAAGTCTAGAGACTTTCATAACATGTACGATAAACAAGGGGAATCGCACTATGATACAATTAGTGCATTCCATAAATCAGTAAGAGGTTCTGATGCTGATGCTGCGATGTTTTACTTGGTCAAAATGTTATCTGGTGGAGAAGACCCTCTCTTCATTATTCGTAGAATGATAGTAATGGCTAGTGAAGATATCGGATTGAGAGATAGCTCATGTTTGCCCTTTGCCATTGCAGCCAAAGAAGCGCTAGAGTTTGTAGGTATGCCTGAAGGAGAAATCATTCTCGCTCACTGCGCAATGAAAATGGCCAGAGCaccaaaatcaacaaaatcataCAGAGCACTTAGAACTGCACAGCTGCTTCTTCGGGAGAAGCCAGAAATTACTAAGCTTCCTATTCCCATGCATTTGAGGAATGCTCCAACCAAATTAATGAAAGAACTTGGTTATGGGGATTCCTATAAATACAATCCAGGCTACAAGAATGGTTTAGTCAAACAAACGTACTTCCCTGAAGGAATGGAAGACGTTCACTTTTTAGAAGAAACGCACTTGGGGGtagttgaagattctgatACTTCCCCTGAAGAACAAGCAAGGGCACAAGCACAAGTAGTCGACTACGAGAATTTTAAGAAAGACCGCATAAAgcagttgaagttggaataCTTGAATCGTGTGAAAGCGACAAGACAAGAGACCTTCAATAAAATGATGGCTAGATATAAGAAAAACGAAATCACAACAGTACCAGAGGTGCCTCAATATATTGATACTAATTCTAACGGTAAAAAAGAACAAGGGAAAGAGAAAATTAGTGAACAGGATTCAAGTTCAGATACCGATTACAAAGACAATTTCGAAAAGTCATATGACGAATTTCTTGATCCAGAATCACAACCTGAATATTTTGAAGGAGACGACACAGGGTACCATTACGATCCAGAGTACCCATTGATTAGAGACGACTATGAAATCTAA
- a CDS encoding predicted protein, with the protein MFSKLKKNDSSKSVYTPFQQPSDKSVIPTEPELSASQKEKYLTVFKHFSNPDIAIPVSEDNHKHKDTSQYKPLTESEKSWLTRECFLRYLRATKWDEQEAINRIELTLAWRREFGIDHIFDTDNEVNKDLVSEENETGKEVILGYDNDSRPCLYLKPGRQNTKTSQRQVQHLVYMLERVIDYMPSGQDSLALLIDFKAHPVGTQGGKIPPIGIGRQVLHILQTHYPERLGRALLTNIPWLGWTFLKIIHPFIDPLTREKLVFDQPFVDYVPVGQLDKDFNGEVNFEYDHSKYWERMVEISQEKKKVYYDRFVLFGSKIGLSEVDLRGTHEELIHQIPSLD; encoded by the exons ATGTTCTCCAAGCTAAAGAAAAACGACTCCTCCAAATC AGTCTACACGCCCTTCCAACAGCCGTCAGACAAAAGCGTCATCCCCACAGAGCCCGAGTTGTCGGCATCCCAGAAGGAAAAGTACTTGACGGTGTTCAAACACTTTTCGAATCCCGATATCGCTATTCCCGTCAGCGAGGACAACCACAAGCATAAGGACACCTCCCAGTACAAGCCGTTGACTgagtctgaaaaatcgtgGTTGACCAGAGAATGTTTCTTGCGTTACTTAAGAGCCACAAAGTGGGACGAACAGGAAGCAATCAACAGAATTGAATTGACTCTAGCCTGGAGAAGAGAGTTCGGCATTGATCACATTTTCGATACGGATAACGAAGTCAACAAGGATTTGGTGTCggaagaaaacgaaacCGGTAAAGAAGTCATTTTGGGCTACGATAACGATTCCAGACCTTGCTTGTACTTGAAGCCCGGCAGACAAAACACAAAGACAAGCCAGAGACAAGTGCAACACCTTGTGTATATGTTGGAAAGAGTCATAGACTACATGCCTTCGGGTCAAGATTCTCTAGCACTTCTTATAGACTTCAAGGCACATCCCGTGGGCACCCAAGGAGGTAAAATTCCTCCTATTGGGATTGGTAGACAAGTATTGCACATCTTGCAGACACACTATCCTGAAAGATTGGGTAGAGCTCTCTTGACTAACATTCCTTGGTTGGGATGgactttcttgaaaattatTCACCCTTTCATCGATCCATTGACAAGAGAAAAGTTGGTTTTTGACCAGCCTTTTGTCGACTACGTTCCTGTGGGCCAATTAGACAAGGACTTCAATGGTGAGGTCAACTTTGAATATGACCACAGCAAGTACTGGGAAAGAATGGTGGAAATCTCccaggaaaagaaaaaggtGTACTACGACAGATTCGTATTATTTGGTAGCAAGATCGGATTGAGTGAAGTAGACTTGAGAGGCACCCACGAAGAGTTGATCCACCAAATTCCACTGCTTGACTAA